Sequence from the Herbaspirillum sp. meg3 genome:
CGGCGATGAGGAAATTTCTACCCCGGATGGCGAATAAAAATTTCAACGCGAGAATTCCAATCCGGACGTTCAAGTGCGCTGAATAACATGTCGCACGATGATGGCCGTCTGCGGTTGCTATCAATACTATAAAGAACAAGAAGGAAGCAAATATGCGTAAATTAACTATCGGTGCATTGGCCTTGGCTCTGGCTGCTGCAGGTTGTGCGGACATGTCGGCAACGCAGCGTGGCACCGCAACAGGAGCCGGTGTGGGTGCCGGTCTTGGCGGTATCCTCGGTGCAGCAACGGGAGGTGGCGGTGGCGGTCGTACTGCTGCAGGTGCTGCCATCGGTGCCGGCCTGGGCGCTGTGATCGGCAACGTCTGGTCGACGCGCATGGAAAATCAGAAACGCGCCATGGAGCAAGCAACGCAAGGCACAGGCGTGCAAGTTACGCAGACACAGGACAATCGTCTCAAGCTGGAAATCCCTAGCGATATCTCTTTCAACACCGGTCGCGCCGATATCCAGCCAAACTTCCGTGCGGTGCTGGATAAGTTTGCTGCTACGTTGAACGAAAATCCTGCGACAAATGTGACCATCATCGGCCATACGGACAGTACCGGTAGCGATGCCATCAACAATCCGCTGTCGATGGAACGTGCAGCTCGCACCCGTGATTACCTGACAGCGCGTGGTGTTTCGCCGGGACGTTTCAATATTGACGGCCGTGGTTCGCATGAGCCGCTGGTAGCGAATACCACGGAAGCGAACCGTGCGCGTAATCGTCGTGTGGAAATTTTCGTCGCTGAGCCGCAACAACGTTGATCTGGCTTGATGGCTGATTGAGTAGTCAAGACATTCAGCGATCATTCCAGCCAATAA
This genomic interval carries:
- a CDS encoding OmpA family protein, with product MRKLTIGALALALAAAGCADMSATQRGTATGAGVGAGLGGILGAATGGGGGGRTAAGAAIGAGLGAVIGNVWSTRMENQKRAMEQATQGTGVQVTQTQDNRLKLEIPSDISFNTGRADIQPNFRAVLDKFAATLNENPATNVTIIGHTDSTGSDAINNPLSMERAARTRDYLTARGVSPGRFNIDGRGSHEPLVANTTEANRARNRRVEIFVAEPQQR